AGTTGGATGTTACCCAACGGGAAGGCTTGCAGCTGGAAGATCCGTACCAGATAAAAGGAAAAGGTTGGAAGAATAAAGATAGTTACGCATTTACTGTTTTTTTCATCACCTACGACCTCTTCCCAAGATGTAAGGAATGTAACAACTAAAAAAAGATGCAATATAAAGAACAAATTGATTTGAGCCGGATACCCCAGCATGTGGCGATTATCATGGACGGCAACGGACGATGGGCGAAGCAGCGTGGACACGAACGCAGCTACGGACATCAGATCGGTGCAGAAACCGTTCATGTGATAGCCGAAGAAGCCGCCAGGCTGGGCATCAGATATCTGACCCTATATACGTTCTCAACCGAAAATTGGAACCGTCCTACAGACGAAGTTGCTGCTCTGATGAGCCTTCTTTTCGATTCCATCGAAGAAGATACATTCATGAAGAACAACATCAGTTTCCGGATTATCGGAGATATAGAAAAGTTACCCGCAAATGTACAAACCCGTTTATACAATTGCGTAGAACATAC
This window of the Bacteroides intestinalis DSM 17393 genome carries:
- a CDS encoding isoprenyl transferase; the protein is MQYKEQIDLSRIPQHVAIIMDGNGRWAKQRGHERSYGHQIGAETVHVIAEEAARLGIRYLTLYTFSTENWNRPTDEVAALMSLLFDSIEEDTFMKNNISFRIIGDIEKLPANVQTRLYNCVEHTSKNTGMCLVLALSYSSRWEITEASRQIAVLVQKGELTPEQINCDLMSKHLTTGFMPDPDLLIRTGGEIRLSNYLLWQCAYSELYFCETYWPDFREEELRKAICDYQRRERRFGKTSEQIS